A window of the Brassica napus cultivar Da-Ae chromosome C5, Da-Ae, whole genome shotgun sequence genome harbors these coding sequences:
- the LOC106427408 gene encoding DNA damage-repair/toleration protein DRT102: MAGAASTSDLPLKIITGADAFGASLKDAMVSHLRSLGIAVEDTGVSSYYSAGSEVGRRVSSASSSSSEIRGLVCCGTGVGVAMFANKFPGVYAATCLTVEDAVNARSISDCNVLALSGAKTSPESAVEIFDAWIGTPFKSPCPASGSETWSSEISSFLDDSLSEMAQIGKSTDHLSPTKPESDSCAICCLAKNREFTPVEIMPGGSMKIVRETPTSAIVRFKAGSVEPAHHHTFGHDLVVIKGKKSVWNISKSERADLVEGDYLFTPAGDVHRVKYHEDTEFFITWDGHWDIFLDEDLETAKKAIEQEAS, encoded by the exons ATGGCGGGAGCTGCTTCCACCTCCGATCTACCGTTAAAAATCATAACCGGAGCTGATGCGTTCGGAGCAAGCCTCAAGGACGCGATGGTCTCCCACCTCCGCTCCCTCGGCATAGCCGTGGAGGATACCGGCGTGTCGTCATACTACTCCGCCGGATCCGAAGTCGGCCGCCGCGTCTCCTCCGCATCATCTTCCTCCTCCGAAATCCGCGGCTTGGTATGCTGCGGCACCGGCGTCGGAGTCGCGATGTTCGCAAACAAGTTCCCGGGAGTCTACGCCGCCACGTGTCTCACCGTCGAAGACGCCGTTAACGCTAGATCGATCAGCGACTGCAACGTCCTCGCGCTCTCCGGCGCGAAAACTTCGCCGGAATCCGCGGTGGAGATCTTCGACGCGTGGATCGGAACTCCGTTCAAATCCCCCTGTCCTGCCTCCGGATCGGAGACGTGGAGCTCCGAGATCTCCTCCTTCCTCGACGATTCCCTCTCCGAGATGGCTCAAATCGGAAAATCCACCGATCATCTTAGTCCG ACTAAACCAGAATCCGATTCATGCGCGATTTGCTGCTTGGCCAAGAACAGAGAGTTCACTCCGGTTGAGATAATGCCTGGAGGTTCGATGAAGATCGTGAGGGAGACGCCGACGTCGGCCATCGTGAGGTTCAAAGCAGGGAGTGTGGAGCCGGCGCACCACCACACGTTTGGCCATGATCTTGTAGTCATCAAAGGGAAGAAGAGTGTGTGGAATATAAGCAAGAGTGAGAGAGCTGATCTCGTTGAGGGAGATTATCTATTCACTCCGGCTGGTGATGTTCACAGAGTCAAGTATCATGAAGACACTGAGTTCTTCATCACTTGGGATGGCCATTGGGATATCTTCCTTGACGAAGATCTCGAGACTGCAAAGAAAGCTATAGAACAAGAAGCTTCCTGA